Proteins co-encoded in one Oscillospiraceae bacterium genomic window:
- a CDS encoding glycosyltransferase, which translates to MKAPEISVIMSVYNGETYLEEAIESVINQTFDSWELIIINDCSTDSTSEILAKFASKDTRIKVFPNEVNLKLPSSLNKAISLCSGKYIARMDADDICLPERLEKQYAFMEKNKDVSLSSCKFMTVKNGIYMSGGAGGRCDNEALRAMLLVGNPILHPGVIAKSEVMKKYNYDTALTCTEDLELWTRMAMGNEKIQILPECLLIYRLHDKQITKTTLEKQHTEVLKIQNKYYSVMLEEMDEEMQKFYISGIYFTESADMNKFLQYAKWLKRAATKNFSKNAISYALLEVLAEYKRFGISKSEVIKAMLKFNPLFLLKEIIRRKQTAKKDIAKYTKIALNLGLKKTSGTKAFPIFENR; encoded by the coding sequence TTGAAAGCACCTGAAATTTCAGTAATAATGAGTGTGTACAACGGAGAAACATATCTTGAAGAAGCGATAGAAAGTGTAATAAACCAGACTTTCGATTCGTGGGAGCTTATCATAATAAACGATTGTTCCACCGATTCCACAAGCGAAATCCTTGCAAAATTTGCTTCAAAGGATACAAGGATAAAGGTTTTTCCGAATGAAGTAAATCTGAAACTCCCCTCCTCCCTGAACAAAGCCATCTCTCTTTGCAGCGGCAAATACATAGCAAGAATGGATGCAGATGATATATGTCTTCCCGAAAGGCTTGAAAAGCAATATGCTTTCATGGAAAAAAATAAAGATGTATCGTTATCATCATGTAAATTTATGACCGTTAAAAACGGGATATACATGTCCGGCGGTGCCGGCGGAAGATGTGATAATGAAGCACTGCGCGCAATGCTTCTTGTCGGAAACCCAATACTTCACCCCGGTGTTATTGCCAAAAGTGAGGTTATGAAAAAGTACAATTATGACACTGCTCTCACTTGCACGGAAGATCTTGAGTTATGGACAAGAATGGCAATGGGAAACGAAAAAATACAAATTCTCCCCGAGTGCCTTTTGATCTACCGGCTTCATGATAAGCAAATTACAAAAACCACTCTTGAAAAACAGCATACGGAAGTCCTGAAAATACAGAATAAATACTATTCCGTCATGCTTGAAGAGATGGATGAAGAAATGCAGAAATTCTATATCAGCGGTATTTATTTTACAGAATCCGCCGATATGAATAAATTTCTCCAATATGCCAAATGGCTCAAAAGAGCTGCAACAAAAAATTTCAGCAAAAATGCCATCAGTTATGCTCTCCTTGAGGTTTTGGCAGAATACAAACGGTTTGGTATATCAAAATCGGAGGTTATCAAAGCGATGCTTAAATTCAATCCGTTGTTCTTGCTGAAAGAAATTATCAGAAGAAAGCAGACGGCAAAAAAAGACATTGCAAAATATACAAAGATCGCATTGAATTTAGGTCTAAAAAAGACATCGGGAACGAAAGCGTTTCCAATATTTGAAAACAGATAG
- a CDS encoding EAL domain-containing protein — protein MKFFEYPYVIITILAMLFVAMVFIGLYFTIKSVRTAKGTAEKNFCGIGKIETDFEKAGAGREIRCVVYISISLDSMKRLYSESKSGRMYEQIKRILFSHMCLNTGGEISLYGSEGFVALNRLDADETERSINTCIKKINEVCANYGAINIVRVSFGYHITSSTDVSFKTALARAKQACSIAENENMLFCRWDSSNGKAFERKIKIENNIQSEIDNNRFFLEYQPILDSKTNKIIGAEVLSRLNSSTEGILTPYSFLSAVNNVGLNEKFDYYIFEKNCKWIANDKINRTKYVYTINFSRSTLCGSELAENIIRIIEKYGIDYSCIAIEILEDKSLNENEKMVMVENLMRLKKKGILILLDDFGKGYTSFGDLAEFDISIVKIDKEITQNSTTESGFLILKNIIRTAHDLGFKTLCEGIETEEHKNTVADAGCDMFQGYYFYRPMPVTQLEALFEKQ, from the coding sequence ATGAAATTTTTTGAATACCCGTATGTCATTATAACCATTCTTGCAATGCTTTTTGTTGCAATGGTATTTATCGGGCTTTATTTTACCATAAAGTCCGTCAGAACTGCAAAAGGAACGGCAGAGAAAAACTTTTGCGGTATCGGTAAAATCGAAACTGACTTTGAAAAAGCAGGGGCCGGGAGAGAGATCCGATGCGTTGTATACATATCGATATCACTTGACAGTATGAAAAGGCTGTACTCGGAATCAAAGTCGGGCAGAATGTATGAACAAATCAAGAGAATTTTGTTCAGTCATATGTGCCTTAATACAGGCGGAGAGATTTCTCTTTACGGAAGCGAAGGCTTTGTTGCGTTGAATCGTCTGGATGCTGATGAAACAGAGCGGTCTATAAACACATGTATCAAGAAAATAAATGAAGTATGCGCCAATTACGGTGCAATAAACATTGTACGTGTAAGCTTCGGGTACCACATTACCAGCTCGACGGATGTATCGTTTAAAACTGCGCTGGCAAGAGCAAAACAGGCTTGCAGCATTGCCGAGAATGAAAACATGTTGTTTTGCCGTTGGGACAGTTCGAACGGAAAAGCTTTTGAAAGAAAAATTAAAATCGAGAATAATATCCAAAGTGAAATTGACAACAACAGATTTTTCCTTGAATACCAACCTATTTTGGATTCTAAAACAAACAAGATAATAGGCGCCGAGGTTTTATCCCGTCTTAATTCATCAACAGAAGGTATTCTGACACCGTACTCTTTTTTGTCAGCGGTAAATAACGTCGGACTTAATGAAAAATTCGATTACTATATTTTTGAAAAGAACTGCAAATGGATTGCAAATGACAAAATCAACCGTACTAAATACGTGTATACAATCAATTTTTCACGCTCTACTCTTTGCGGAAGTGAATTAGCAGAAAACATTATACGCATTATAGAAAAATACGGTATAGACTATTCGTGTATCGCCATTGAAATCCTTGAAGATAAAAGCTTGAATGAAAACGAAAAGATGGTAATGGTTGAGAATCTTATGCGATTGAAGAAAAAAGGAATTTTGATTCTTCTGGATGATTTCGGAAAAGGCTACACAAGCTTCGGCGATCTTGCTGAATTTGATATAAGCATTGTAAAGATCGATAAAGAAATCACGCAGAATTCAACAACCGAATCGGGTTTTTTGATTCTCAAAAACATTATCAGAACAGCCCACGACTTGGGATTTAAAACCCTGTGCGAAGGCATAGAAACAGAAGAACACAAAAACACTGTGGCAGATGCGGGATGTGATATGTTTCAGGGGTATTACTTTTATCGTCCGATGCCTGTTACACAATTAGAAGCATTATTTGAGAAACAGTAA
- a CDS encoding glycosyltransferase family 2 protein gives MLSVIIPSYNEEKCIKRAYETIHSLLMENNIDSEFIFVDDGSQDQTYKMITELSLEKKNISGLHFSRNFGKESAISAGLAAVNGDCAVVIDCDLQHPPEKIVEMYRLWEQGYEIVEGIKKERGKEKKLHNIGARFFYSVISNMAGFDMANSSDFKLLDRKVVDVLNKMPERGFFRAISFWVGYNKTTVEYDVRERVDGESKWSTVGLIKYALSNITSYSTAPMQIVTALGVTMLIISVIFGVWALIDKIIGRALEGMTTVIIITIFIGSIIMISLGIIGYYIARIYEEIKGRPRYIISSSVRSSNK, from the coding sequence ATGTTATCCGTAATAATTCCCTCCTATAACGAAGAGAAATGTATAAAACGCGCATACGAAACTATACATTCTCTGCTTATGGAAAACAATATTGACAGTGAGTTTATTTTTGTAGACGACGGCTCACAAGATCAAACTTACAAAATGATAACCGAACTTTCTTTGGAAAAGAAAAATATATCGGGACTGCATTTCTCAAGAAATTTCGGAAAAGAATCCGCTATATCTGCAGGCTTGGCGGCAGTAAACGGCGACTGTGCGGTGGTCATTGACTGCGATCTTCAACATCCGCCTGAAAAAATAGTTGAAATGTATCGCTTGTGGGAACAAGGATACGAAATTGTTGAAGGAATCAAAAAAGAGCGGGGAAAGGAAAAAAAGCTCCACAATATCGGTGCAAGGTTTTTCTATTCCGTTATCAGCAATATGGCGGGGTTTGACATGGCAAATTCGTCTGATTTCAAGCTTTTGGACAGAAAAGTTGTTGATGTGCTCAATAAAATGCCGGAAAGAGGCTTTTTCAGGGCAATATCCTTTTGGGTGGGGTACAACAAAACAACCGTCGAATATGATGTAAGAGAGCGTGTGGACGGTGAATCCAAATGGTCAACCGTAGGACTTATAAAATATGCGCTTTCAAATATCACATCGTATTCCACCGCTCCGATGCAGATAGTAACGGCTTTGGGTGTTACTATGCTTATAATATCCGTCATTTTCGGTGTTTGGGCTCTTATTGACAAAATCATCGGAAGAGCTCTTGAAGGTATGACAACGGTCATAATTATAACAATTTTCATAGGTAGCATAATTATGATAAGCCTTGGCATTATAGGATATTATATTGCACGCATCTACGAAGAGATCAAAGGCAGACCAAGGTATATAATATCTTCTTCCGTTAGAAGCTCAAATAAATAA
- a CDS encoding helix-turn-helix transcriptional regulator: MNITLPQNVICGYFDCSIFGDLKQSPERVRTLYEIEYYLEDGKLTYSDGVAYSIRKGYIRIGVPGERCNSLLPFKTKYVKFSATGELSERMQHVPKYFKCRHPIEVETLFDELISLQASHEFDSVMFSGKLLVLLATVISDSKNAPSGSVKNDTVFKSKKYIEENIDKTVTLSDIAGFVNLSPNYFHTLFSDIEGITPREYITKYRLSLVCELLRTSSLSLSEISDRCGFCNQQYMSLLFKKSFGLSPRAYRRNSGKDYLI, translated from the coding sequence ATGAATATAACATTACCACAAAACGTCATTTGCGGATATTTTGATTGCAGTATTTTCGGAGACTTAAAGCAATCCCCGGAAAGAGTGCGCACACTTTACGAAATTGAATACTATCTTGAGGACGGAAAGCTTACATATTCTGACGGAGTGGCATATTCCATAAGAAAGGGATATATAAGAATAGGTGTACCCGGTGAAAGATGCAACAGCCTGCTTCCCTTTAAAACCAAATATGTCAAGTTTTCGGCAACAGGAGAATTGAGCGAACGTATGCAACATGTGCCGAAATATTTTAAATGCCGTCATCCGATTGAGGTGGAGACATTATTTGATGAGCTTATTTCCCTGCAAGCTTCGCACGAATTTGACAGTGTTATGTTCAGCGGAAAGCTTTTGGTGCTTTTAGCTACTGTGATATCGGATTCTAAAAACGCTCCGAGCGGTTCCGTTAAAAATGATACCGTCTTTAAATCCAAAAAGTACATTGAGGAAAACATAGACAAAACAGTTACGTTGTCTGATATAGCCGGTTTTGTCAACCTCAGCCCTAACTATTTTCACACACTTTTTTCCGATATTGAGGGCATAACGCCTCGCGAGTATATAACCAAATACAGGTTGAGTCTTGTTTGTGAGCTATTGCGTACATCTTCGCTGTCTCTGTCTGAAATATCAGACAGATGCGGATTTTGCAACCAACAGTACATGTCTTTGCTTTTCAAAAAAAGCTTTGGACTCTCTCCAAGGGCTTATCGCAGAAATTCCGGAAAAGACTATCTCATTTAA
- a CDS encoding DUF5107 domain-containing protein: MSFYKKSVISVEKLIIPTYKEPPAEELPMFAENRVHQRTSGNPYPNKIVSAVDRQSPEDKEYIAVRLENDYVSVVVLPEIGGRIYSAADKSTGYDFFYKQHVIKPALIGVLGSWVSGGVEFNWPFHHRASGYMACDYTIEEYSDGSVACHLSEHDPIDRMKGMVSVILRPDSKAIETRMRLYNRTFSPRSFLWWENAAVPVNESYQIFFPQDTTYVNFHYLKSRTTFPIAGNGVYNGIPMKEPRDISWHKNTREATSYFASYSDYDFFGGYDHSKRCGVVHIGDHHISPGKKMFTWAYNQLSRSWEKALTDTDGQYAELMAGSYSDNQPDFSWLMPYETKEFSQYWYPISEIGAPTFANLNCAVKIDRSADNASIKVQPCKIYENAHIMVTDSEKNILDESFNLAPDKCISISLGSISDYVSFKITTSDGEVISEYTEQKFDEHNMPNPITDMPIAEYMASADELYLAGVHVEQYRDPAVKPDAYWKKALERNPYHAPSLMAMAKYCLEMLCIEQAKDYAQKAINVITRFNTRPLSGECYYILAQIYETAEEYKKAYDYYYKAAYAADSVAKAMTRIAVLDIRSGDYVKAEKHAVQALEYGAKNALATACLIIAKKEMGFAEQAKKLASNYLVLDPLEHLIRYLADKKDFYSMLLSNPAETCLDLVSDITDMGRYSSALELLEGLISERPESITKMTWLSAAYLADKCGKNAAEFTERFKKAKLGSAYPSRTFEVHVLKSFADKGEAECKMLLGCILYNKRHYSAAAQLFENSADTSYIAKRNLAVAYFSHLDRPEDALKIMRELCLERKDDGQILYETVILMNKMSVSPEEKISLMSSAKLDRDDLFVELAKAYNQCGEHQKAIETLLSRKFVSCEGGEHAIADQYIFAHLSLGLACFEEQDYEAALKLFVNGQTLPESLGSGIWNHCKLIPLKYREALALDKLGRRDEAESIYRYIAETEIEYFSNMHLSELPYYRAMSYDRLGEVLKARSLITEYKRTWNKMENVQDNGFFATTPFFISFTDNPAKLRRSKFLYLTALIDRYEENDNAADKKMAESYMLNNDNLFARIM; this comes from the coding sequence ATGAGTTTTTACAAAAAATCCGTTATATCAGTAGAAAAATTGATTATCCCGACATATAAAGAGCCGCCCGCAGAAGAACTGCCAATGTTTGCGGAAAACCGTGTTCATCAGAGAACAAGCGGAAATCCTTATCCGAACAAAATAGTATCTGCTGTCGACAGACAATCCCCCGAGGACAAGGAATATATTGCCGTACGACTTGAAAACGATTATGTAAGCGTTGTTGTTCTTCCGGAAATAGGGGGAAGAATATACAGCGCTGCCGATAAATCCACAGGTTACGATTTTTTCTATAAACAGCATGTTATCAAGCCCGCCCTTATCGGCGTTCTCGGTTCGTGGGTATCCGGCGGAGTTGAATTCAACTGGCCGTTTCACCATCGCGCCTCCGGATATATGGCTTGCGACTATACGATAGAAGAATATTCCGATGGCTCTGTGGCATGCCATCTTTCAGAGCACGACCCCATCGACCGAATGAAGGGTATGGTAAGTGTAATTCTCCGTCCGGATTCAAAGGCTATTGAAACCAGAATGAGGCTTTACAACCGCACTTTCTCCCCCCGCTCCTTTTTGTGGTGGGAAAATGCAGCTGTCCCTGTAAACGAAAGCTATCAGATCTTCTTCCCGCAGGATACGACTTATGTTAACTTCCATTATCTGAAGTCAAGAACCACCTTCCCCATCGCGGGCAACGGTGTTTACAACGGAATACCAATGAAGGAGCCGCGTGATATATCATGGCATAAGAATACAAGAGAGGCTACCTCTTACTTTGCGTCCTATTCGGATTATGACTTTTTCGGTGGATATGACCATTCAAAGCGTTGCGGCGTAGTACATATCGGCGATCATCACATATCTCCCGGTAAAAAAATGTTTACCTGGGCATACAATCAGCTTTCCCGTTCATGGGAAAAGGCACTGACGGACACCGACGGTCAGTATGCAGAGCTTATGGCGGGCTCTTATTCAGACAATCAGCCTGATTTTTCGTGGCTTATGCCCTATGAAACAAAGGAATTTTCCCAGTATTGGTATCCCATATCCGAAATCGGCGCACCTACCTTTGCAAACCTTAACTGTGCGGTAAAAATAGACAGAAGTGCCGATAATGCAAGCATCAAGGTTCAGCCATGCAAAATTTATGAAAACGCACACATCATGGTAACAGACTCGGAAAAAAACATTTTGGATGAGTCTTTCAATCTTGCCCCCGACAAGTGCATCTCCATTTCCTTGGGCAGTATTTCCGATTACGTTTCCTTTAAAATAACAACTTCAGACGGTGAGGTTATATCGGAATATACCGAGCAGAAATTCGACGAGCATAATATGCCCAACCCCATTACGGATATGCCGATTGCGGAATACATGGCGAGTGCGGACGAGTTGTATCTTGCGGGTGTTCACGTTGAGCAGTACCGCGACCCTGCGGTCAAGCCCGACGCTTACTGGAAAAAAGCACTTGAGAGAAATCCTTACCATGCTCCGTCTCTTATGGCAATGGCAAAATATTGTCTCGAAATGCTTTGTATCGAACAGGCGAAGGATTATGCTCAAAAAGCAATAAATGTCATCACACGATTCAACACAAGGCCGCTGAGCGGAGAATGCTATTACATTTTAGCTCAGATATATGAAACGGCAGAGGAATACAAAAAGGCATACGACTACTATTATAAAGCTGCTTATGCAGCAGATTCCGTAGCAAAGGCAATGACAAGAATTGCCGTGTTGGATATTCGTTCGGGCGATTACGTAAAGGCTGAAAAACATGCCGTACAAGCGCTTGAATACGGAGCAAAAAATGCTTTGGCAACCGCTTGCCTAATAATTGCAAAAAAGGAAATGGGATTTGCGGAGCAAGCCAAAAAACTCGCTTCCAATTATCTTGTTCTTGATCCCCTTGAACATCTTATCCGTTACCTGGCAGATAAAAAGGACTTCTATTCAATGCTTTTGAGCAATCCTGCCGAAACCTGCCTTGACCTCGTGTCCGACATTACGGATATGGGAAGATACAGTTCAGCTTTGGAGCTTCTGGAGGGACTTATATCCGAAAGACCCGAAAGCATCACTAAAATGACATGGCTCTCTGCCGCATATCTTGCAGATAAATGCGGAAAGAATGCCGCCGAATTTACCGAGCGGTTCAAAAAAGCAAAGCTTGGTTCTGCATACCCCTCACGTACATTTGAAGTGCACGTACTAAAGAGCTTTGCCGACAAAGGAGAAGCCGAATGCAAAATGCTTCTTGGATGTATTCTTTATAACAAACGTCATTACAGTGCGGCAGCACAGCTGTTTGAGAACAGCGCGGACACCTCATATATCGCAAAACGCAACCTTGCCGTGGCTTATTTCAGCCATCTTGATCGTCCGGAAGACGCTTTGAAGATTATGAGAGAGCTTTGTTTAGAAAGAAAAGATGATGGTCAGATTCTTTACGAGACGGTAATTCTCATGAACAAAATGAGCGTTTCTCCCGAAGAAAAAATTTCACTGATGTCATCCGCAAAACTCGACAGAGACGATCTTTTTGTAGAGCTTGCAAAAGCATACAATCAGTGTGGTGAGCACCAAAAAGCTATAGAAACCCTGCTTTCGCGCAAGTTTGTTTCTTGCGAGGGCGGAGAGCATGCCATTGCTGACCAGTACATATTTGCACATCTTTCGCTTGGACTTGCCTGCTTTGAAGAGCAAGATTACGAAGCGGCGCTCAAGCTGTTTGTGAATGGTCAGACGCTTCCCGAAAGCCTCGGCTCAGGCATTTGGAACCACTGCAAGCTGATACCCCTTAAGTACCGTGAAGCGCTTGCTCTTGACAAGCTGGGCAGACGGGATGAAGCGGAAAGCATTTACCGTTACATTGCCGAAACCGAGATTGAGTACTTCAGCAACATGCATCTTTCCGAACTCCCCTATTACAGAGCTATGTCATATGACAGGCTCGGCGAGGTACTGAAGGCACGCAGTCTTATTACAGAGTACAAACGCACCTGGAACAAAATGGAGAACGTACAAGATAACGGCTTCTTTGCAACCACACCATTCTTTATTTCCTTCACAGATAATCCCGCAAAGCTCCGTCGTTCAAAGTTCCTTTATCTTACCGCTCTTATCGACAGATACGAAGAAAATGACAATGCCGCTGACAAAAAAATGGCAGAAAGCTACATGCTCAACAACGATAACCTCTTCGCACGTATCATGTGA
- a CDS encoding aldose 1-epimerase, giving the protein MTNDIITLKNSEWTAKICPRPGANIIALKYREKDVLRPLEDEKQLENNPYVFGSPILMPANRTYKGKFTFEGKEYNMPLNEPQNNCHLHGLVLFQSFETLDVTADTAVLRINDGKCTSYPFPYALTVHYSLTDNGLLSSYELENIGQGNMPFTFCLHTTFIEPENFSCPIDMCLEKDAHHVPTGKYVELSETENAYVHGSPSRKINISGYYHACGDTAKIGDFIYRISDNFDHIVLYNGGGESGFLCVEPMSGKVNGLNMPDGHKIIAPNEKIKFTTYILHI; this is encoded by the coding sequence ATGACGAATGACATAATCACCTTAAAAAATAGCGAATGGACAGCTAAAATATGCCCCCGTCCGGGGGCGAATATCATCGCTCTCAAATATCGGGAAAAGGATGTCTTACGTCCTCTTGAAGATGAAAAGCAGCTTGAGAATAACCCATATGTATTCGGTTCGCCCATTCTTATGCCGGCAAACAGAACTTACAAGGGCAAATTCACCTTTGAGGGTAAAGAGTACAATATGCCGCTGAATGAACCGCAGAACAACTGTCATTTGCATGGTCTTGTTTTATTCCAATCCTTTGAAACGCTTGATGTGACCGCAGACACTGCTGTTTTGCGCATTAATGACGGCAAATGTACAAGTTATCCTTTCCCGTATGCACTCACCGTGCACTATTCTCTGACAGACAACGGACTTTTATCTTCGTATGAATTGGAAAACATCGGACAAGGTAATATGCCGTTCACGTTTTGTCTCCATACGACATTTATTGAGCCCGAAAATTTCTCCTGCCCTATTGATATGTGTCTTGAAAAGGATGCACACCATGTACCCACCGGCAAATATGTTGAGCTTAGCGAAACGGAAAACGCATACGTTCACGGATCACCATCCCGTAAAATAAATATTTCGGGGTATTACCATGCCTGCGGCGATACTGCCAAAATAGGAGATTTTATTTATAGAATATCCGACAATTTTGACCACATCGTGTTATACAATGGCGGCGGAGAAAGCGGATTTCTGTGTGTTGAGCCAATGTCCGGTAAGGTAAACGGGCTTAATATGCCGGACGGACACAAGATTATTGCACCAAACGAAAAAATCAAATTCACCACATATATTTTACATATATAA
- a CDS encoding alpha-galactosidase, which produces MAITFNEKQKLFAIRTENSLYALRIENDGHLAEAHYGAPIDRDEDAARCHPRDTNPDFARIAVRKYREEYPAWGGLFFCEPALRITHNDGVRDTELIYKSHTISDDGMRLTVTMADTYYPIEVALEYEIFNGLDLINRRSVISNKGTERATVLSAMSGGVYLEDYAKTRLTYMTGGWGREYNLDRTEIKGQKIVLDSRSGVSNSHYYPYFALDNGCALEESGEVIFGTLQWSGNFKMTVERTEYGAVTVQMGINDFDFSWPLDGGTSFETPVLTLGYSTRGFGGSSRMLHDYQRYVLGPKEYANKPLPALYNSWTAFQFDIDENKIEALADLAAQMGIELFVIDDGWFGKRNSEHAGLGDWYPSKEKFPGGLQRTIDVVHSKGMMFGIWVEPEMVNEDSELFAKHPDWIFSFPTRQKETMRHQLMLNLARTDVRDFIIDMLDNLLGKHNIDYLKWDMNRFISQPGWTDAPEGMETAFWYTYVKHLHEIFSHIKEKYPHVIIENCASGGLRADITMTKYCVRMNRSDNQDPRDELFLHEGFTHVIRSMEAGGAGHLSKVPNAMNGRSAPLPFRGHIGLMGSLGISIDLREMTEQERADFAYYVSLYKEIRQTVQCGDLYRLISPRSNENLAAFYFAAKDKREAVLFIFGLNLDFRQSFPALRLYGLCEDKLYEVEGMGVYSGQMLMNKGVDFTLWGDYDSKLIRIHMID; this is translated from the coding sequence ATGGCTATTACGTTTAACGAAAAACAAAAGTTGTTCGCCATAAGAACAGAAAATTCTCTTTACGCACTCCGTATCGAAAATGACGGACATCTTGCAGAGGCTCATTACGGTGCCCCAATAGACCGCGATGAGGACGCCGCAAGATGCCATCCTCGGGACACAAACCCCGATTTTGCAAGAATAGCTGTCCGAAAATACCGTGAGGAATATCCTGCATGGGGCGGTCTTTTCTTCTGTGAGCCGGCACTGAGAATTACCCATAACGACGGTGTACGTGACACAGAACTTATATATAAGAGTCACACCATTTCCGATGACGGAATGCGTCTGACAGTGACTATGGCAGATACATATTACCCCATAGAGGTAGCTCTTGAATACGAAATATTCAATGGTCTCGACCTGATAAACCGCCGAAGTGTAATCAGTAACAAAGGCACAGAGCGTGCCACTGTTCTTTCGGCAATGTCAGGGGGAGTTTATCTCGAGGATTATGCAAAAACACGTCTCACCTATATGACAGGCGGCTGGGGACGGGAATACAACCTCGACCGCACCGAGATAAAAGGACAAAAAATTGTGCTCGACTCCCGAAGCGGTGTTTCAAACTCACATTATTATCCGTATTTTGCATTGGATAACGGATGTGCACTTGAGGAGTCGGGTGAGGTTATTTTCGGCACACTCCAATGGAGCGGTAATTTCAAAATGACGGTTGAACGCACAGAATACGGTGCAGTCACGGTACAGATGGGAATCAATGACTTTGATTTTTCCTGGCCGCTTGACGGCGGTACCTCATTTGAAACACCCGTTCTGACGCTGGGGTATTCCACCCGCGGCTTTGGCGGCTCTTCCCGCATGCTTCACGATTATCAGCGTTATGTTCTGGGACCTAAGGAATACGCGAATAAGCCTCTGCCTGCACTTTACAACTCCTGGACTGCCTTCCAATTTGACATAGACGAGAATAAGATAGAGGCTCTGGCAGATCTTGCCGCTCAGATGGGAATCGAGCTTTTTGTAATTGACGACGGCTGGTTCGGAAAAAGAAACAGCGAGCACGCGGGACTGGGTGATTGGTATCCCAGCAAGGAAAAATTTCCTGGCGGACTGCAACGCACCATTGATGTTGTGCACAGCAAAGGAATGATGTTCGGCATATGGGTAGAACCGGAAATGGTAAACGAGGATTCCGAGCTTTTTGCAAAACACCCCGATTGGATTTTTTCCTTCCCTACCCGCCAAAAGGAAACCATGCGCCATCAGCTTATGCTGAATCTTGCACGTACGGATGTGCGTGACTTTATAATTGATATGCTCGACAACCTTTTGGGAAAACATAATATAGACTATCTGAAATGGGATATGAACCGATTCATATCCCAGCCCGGCTGGACAGATGCGCCTGAGGGAATGGAGACGGCGTTCTGGTACACCTACGTTAAGCATCTTCACGAGATTTTCAGCCATATAAAGGAAAAATATCCGCATGTAATCATTGAAAACTGCGCCTCGGGCGGTCTGCGTGCTGATATAACCATGACAAAGTATTGCGTAAGAATGAATCGTTCCGACAACCAGGATCCCCGCGACGAGCTTTTCCTGCACGAGGGCTTCACCCATGTTATAAGATCAATGGAGGCAGGCGGAGCAGGGCATCTGAGCAAAGTTCCCAACGCTATGAACGGAAGAAGTGCACCGCTCCCGTTCCGTGGGCACATCGGACTTATGGGCTCTTTGGGAATATCGATAGACCTTCGCGAAATGACCGAGCAAGAGCGAGCTGATTTCGCTTATTACGTTTCACTTTACAAGGAAATAAGACAAACCGTACAATGCGGGGACCTGTACCGTCTTATTTCTCCGCGCTCAAACGAAAATCTGGCGGCGTTTTACTTTGCTGCAAAAGATAAGAGAGAGGCAGTTCTGTTCATTTTCGGTCTCAATCTCGATTTCCGCCAGAGCTTTCCCGCACTTCGCCTTTACGGACTTTGCGAAGACAAGCTGTACGAGGTGGAGGGTATGGGAGTTTATTCGGGTCAGATGCTTATGAACAAAGGTGTTGATTTTACCCTTTGGGGTGACTATGACAGTAAACTCATACGTATACATATGATAGACTGA